One Aliiroseovarius sediminilitoris DNA window includes the following coding sequences:
- a CDS encoding DMT family transporter — translation MAHQLTLTTPVKAAGLMVLAGASFAVVNTALQGATMKMGASAPSVTFWQYLIALGFYLPWVVRHRAAAIKTGQVWLHILRVALAAGGVQLWTLGLAYVPIWQAIALILLSPFFVTLGAGLFLRETVSMHRWGAVLLGIIGGAVILEPWSDRFELVALLPVGAAALWAASSVITKFLTRADGPETVTIYLLVLLSPINAALALGSGFTLPMDAIWLVVGAGLLTAFAQHVLVRAYSLADAAFLQPFDHLKLVFNVVLGFAVFGFLPTGSMWLGTAIILAASFYLLEQERRQTV, via the coding sequence ATGGCTCATCAACTGACACTGACCACGCCTGTGAAGGCCGCTGGTCTCATGGTTCTGGCAGGCGCAAGCTTCGCCGTCGTGAACACAGCTCTGCAAGGGGCGACAATGAAAATGGGGGCGTCCGCGCCCTCGGTTACGTTCTGGCAATATCTGATCGCTTTGGGGTTTTACCTGCCATGGGTGGTTCGCCACCGTGCGGCGGCGATAAAAACCGGGCAGGTCTGGTTGCATATTCTGCGCGTCGCCTTGGCCGCCGGAGGTGTCCAGCTTTGGACGCTGGGCTTGGCGTATGTTCCGATCTGGCAGGCCATCGCACTTATCTTACTATCCCCGTTTTTTGTGACACTCGGTGCGGGGCTGTTCCTGCGTGAAACGGTGTCCATGCATCGCTGGGGTGCGGTCCTTCTTGGGATCATCGGCGGTGCAGTCATCCTTGAACCCTGGTCCGACCGGTTCGAGCTTGTGGCCCTTCTGCCCGTCGGCGCCGCCGCCCTTTGGGCGGCCAGTTCGGTGATCACGAAGTTTCTGACCCGCGCAGATGGGCCGGAGACAGTCACGATCTATCTTCTGGTCCTCCTCAGCCCGATCAATGCCGCTTTGGCGCTTGGGTCAGGGTTCACCCTGCCGATGGACGCAATCTGGCTGGTGGTCGGTGCCGGGCTATTGACCGCCTTTGCACAGCATGTGCTGGTGCGTGCCTACTCGCTGGCCGATGCGGCCTTCCTGCAACCGTTTGACCATCTGAAGCTGGTGTTCAACGTGGTGCTGGGATTTGCCGTTTTCGGTTTTCTGCCAACCGGGTCCATGTGGCTGGGCACCGCGATCATTCTGGCGGCCAGCTTTTACCTGCTGGAACAGGAACGACGTCAGACCGTGTAA
- the glcF gene encoding glycolate oxidase subunit GlcF: protein MQTHFTDEQLKDPAIKRANEILRSCVHCGFCTATCPSYQVLGDELDSPRGRIYLIKDMLEAGRPADKKTVEHVDKCLSCLACMTTCPSGVHYMHLIDHARAHIEKTYKRPLFDRLLRWTLAQIIPYPGRFRLAMQAARLGRPLRKFMPDPRLEAMLEMAPPKLPKPSPNDKPQTFPAKGARKKRVALLTGCAQKALDTDINDATIRLLTRLGCDVVVAKGMGCCGALTHHMGKERESHAQAGANITAWIAEKNGAGLDAIVINTSGCGTTVKDYGHMFRNDALAEDAATVSALAMDVSELLMKLDLPEAQMNKRVAYHSACSLQHGQQVKTHPKTLLKRAGFEVVEPVDAHLCCGSAGTYNLMQPAISQELKRRKVANLEAKTPEIIAAGNIGCMMQIGSGTGVPVVHTVELLDWATGGPQPRKLT from the coding sequence ATGCAAACGCATTTTACTGACGAGCAGTTGAAAGACCCTGCGATCAAGCGCGCCAATGAAATCCTGCGTTCTTGCGTGCATTGCGGGTTTTGCACGGCGACCTGCCCCAGCTATCAGGTGCTGGGGGATGAGCTCGACAGCCCGCGCGGACGCATCTATCTGATCAAGGACATGTTGGAGGCCGGGCGGCCTGCCGACAAGAAAACAGTCGAGCATGTGGATAAATGCCTGTCCTGCCTTGCCTGCATGACCACCTGTCCGTCCGGCGTGCATTACATGCATCTGATCGACCACGCCCGCGCGCATATCGAAAAAACCTATAAGCGCCCGCTGTTTGACCGGCTGCTGCGCTGGACACTGGCGCAGATCATCCCCTATCCGGGCCGGTTCCGGCTGGCGATGCAAGCGGCCCGATTGGGTCGCCCGCTGCGCAAATTCATGCCAGACCCGCGACTGGAGGCGATGCTGGAAATGGCACCGCCCAAGTTGCCAAAACCCAGCCCGAACGATAAGCCGCAAACCTTTCCGGCCAAGGGTGCGCGCAAGAAACGCGTGGCGCTGTTGACCGGTTGCGCGCAGAAGGCACTGGACACGGACATCAATGACGCAACGATCCGCCTGCTGACGCGACTGGGCTGTGACGTGGTGGTGGCCAAGGGCATGGGGTGTTGCGGGGCGCTGACCCATCACATGGGCAAAGAGCGTGAGAGCCACGCCCAGGCTGGTGCAAATATCACCGCCTGGATCGCCGAGAAAAACGGCGCGGGGCTGGACGCCATCGTCATCAACACTTCAGGGTGCGGCACGACCGTCAAGGATTACGGGCACATGTTCCGCAATGACGCGTTGGCCGAAGATGCTGCGACGGTGTCGGCATTGGCCATGGATGTCAGCGAACTTCTGATGAAACTCGATCTGCCCGAAGCGCAGATGAACAAGCGGGTGGCCTATCATTCGGCCTGTAGTTTGCAACACGGCCAGCAGGTCAAAACCCACCCCAAAACGCTTTTGAAACGCGCAGGATTCGAGGTCGTCGAACCCGTCGATGCCCATCTATGCTGCGGGTCCGCCGGGACGTATAACCTGATGCAGCCCGCGATCTCGCAAGAGTTGAAACGCCGCAAGGTCGCTAATCTGGAAGCCAAAACGCCCGAGATCATCGCAGCCGGTAATATTGGCTGCATGATGCAGATCGGATCGGGCACAGGTGTCCCGGTGGTTCACACGGTCGAGTTGTTGGATTGGGCAACCGGGGGGCCACAGCCACGCAAATTGACCTGA
- a CDS encoding trypsin-like serine peptidase: MAEESTSLRRLTKREDLFGYEAVGRLDFGQTGYCTGVLITTDLVLTAAHCLRSVARAGHVQGLRFRAGLRDGRAVATRNAKLAIMHPDYDPNQRMNAVNIRNDVGLVQLDAPIAAAVAAPFAVAQLPPTKRKVSVVSFGEGRDAALSRQAVCDVLGRNAGLLAFDCDVTFGSSGAPVFDDSARRVRIVSLVSAGTRGGRNKIAYGTELFERVAEIKRALRAGTGIIGKTGFKPRRLGVGQSNDGGAKFLRP; encoded by the coding sequence ATGGCGGAAGAGTCCACGAGCCTGCGCCGCTTGACCAAACGTGAAGACTTGTTTGGATACGAGGCTGTTGGGCGTCTGGATTTCGGGCAAACGGGTTATTGCACCGGTGTCTTGATTACAACAGACCTTGTTCTGACAGCCGCCCATTGTCTGCGCAGTGTTGCGCGTGCGGGCCATGTCCAGGGGCTTCGCTTTCGGGCAGGTTTGCGCGACGGGCGCGCCGTGGCAACTCGCAACGCGAAACTGGCGATCATGCATCCGGACTATGACCCCAATCAGCGGATGAATGCTGTGAATATTCGCAACGATGTTGGATTGGTGCAACTTGACGCCCCAATTGCGGCGGCGGTCGCAGCCCCGTTTGCGGTTGCGCAGCTTCCACCCACCAAACGGAAAGTGTCGGTGGTCAGCTTCGGGGAAGGGCGCGATGCTGCCCTGTCGCGGCAAGCGGTCTGTGACGTATTGGGGCGAAATGCAGGTTTGCTGGCCTTTGATTGCGATGTCACGTTCGGATCGTCCGGGGCCCCGGTGTTTGACGACAGCGCACGCCGCGTGCGCATCGTGTCGCTCGTGTCCGCGGGAACGCGGGGCGGGCGCAACAAGATCGCCTATGGCACAGAATTGTTCGAGCGTGTGGCCGAAATAAAGCGTGCCCTGCGGGCCGGAACAGGCATCATTGGTAAAACCGGTTTTAAGCCTCGCCGATTAGGCGTCGGGCAGTCGAATGATGGTGGCGCGAAATTTCTGCGTCCCTGA
- a CDS encoding Hsp20 family protein yields the protein MRNFDLSPLYRATVGFDQIADLMDRVLTNDVSRESYPPYNIEKIADDGWRISVAVAGFTEDELSVEVRENALVISAKKADEEERTYLHRGIATRAFERRFHLADHVRVTGASHEHGMLHIDLVREVPEALKPRRIEIAKSKDVERKAIEA from the coding sequence ATGCGTAACTTTGACCTTTCGCCCCTATACCGCGCCACCGTCGGTTTCGATCAGATCGCCGACTTGATGGACCGGGTGCTGACCAATGACGTGAGCCGCGAAAGCTATCCGCCCTATAACATTGAAAAGATCGCTGACGACGGTTGGCGCATTTCGGTTGCCGTGGCGGGCTTCACCGAAGACGAACTGTCGGTGGAAGTTCGCGAAAACGCCTTGGTCATCTCGGCCAAGAAGGCGGACGAGGAAGAGCGGACCTATCTGCACCGTGGCATTGCCACGCGTGCGTTCGAGCGCCGCTTTCATCTGGCCGACCATGTGCGCGTGACGGGCGCATCCCATGAACATGGTATGTTGCATATCGACCTTGTGCGCGAAGTGCCCGAGGCTTTGAAGCCGCGCCGGATCGAGATTGCAAAATCCAAGGACGTGGAACGCAAAGCGATCGAAGCCTAA
- a CDS encoding trypsin-like serine peptidase, whose translation MKKLIAMMAVGLWLASPLVASDPSPLRTLMTGDESRGWEGVGRLNIGAGGLCTGAMIGENLVLTAAHCMFDKTTGERVQPKDIQFLAGWRNGRASAYRGVRRAVVHPDFTFSGDDKAARVVNDLAVLELDQPIRKSSVKPFAIHSRPRKGAEVGVVSYAHDRAESPALQEMCKVLARQSGALVLSCSVDFGSSGAPVFVVQDGKPAIVSVISAKAMVRNIPVSLGTSLEKPLADLMDMLANGDGVFARVQPVSRPPVSNFGTGAAGPGGAKFLRP comes from the coding sequence ATGAAGAAACTAATCGCTATGATGGCGGTGGGCCTATGGCTTGCCAGCCCTTTGGTCGCATCCGATCCGTCACCGCTGCGAACCTTGATGACAGGGGATGAAAGCCGGGGATGGGAAGGCGTAGGGCGGTTGAACATCGGCGCAGGTGGCTTATGCACTGGCGCGATGATTGGCGAAAACCTGGTGCTGACTGCTGCGCATTGCATGTTTGACAAAACCACGGGCGAACGTGTTCAACCCAAAGACATTCAGTTTCTGGCGGGCTGGCGCAACGGTCGGGCGTCGGCCTATCGCGGGGTGCGCCGGGCGGTTGTGCATCCTGATTTCACCTTTTCAGGCGATGACAAGGCTGCCCGCGTTGTGAACGATCTGGCGGTGCTGGAGTTGGATCAGCCGATCCGCAAAAGCTCGGTCAAGCCGTTCGCCATTCATTCCCGCCCGCGCAAGGGGGCCGAGGTCGGCGTCGTGTCCTATGCGCATGATCGCGCAGAAAGTCCGGCATTGCAGGAAATGTGTAAGGTGCTCGCGCGTCAAAGCGGGGCGCTGGTGCTGAGTTGCTCAGTCGATTTCGGCTCGTCCGGTGCGCCGGTTTTTGTGGTGCAGGATGGAAAGCCCGCGATTGTGTCGGTGATTTCGGCAAAGGCAATGGTGCGGAACATTCCTGTGTCGCTGGGCACCAGCCTTGAAAAACCGCTGGCGGACCTCATGGATATGCTTGCCAATGGCGATGGCGTCTTTGCGCGCGTGCAGCCCGTGTCGCGCCCACCGGTAAGCAACTTCGGAACCGGTGCCGCCGGCCCGGGCGGCGCAAAATTCCTGCGCCCGTAA